The following are encoded together in the Streptomyces rapamycinicus NRRL 5491 genome:
- a CDS encoding primosomal protein N' has translation MSRDDERPRDSAEVPEGEQLALIRETVRKAKVPKAKPRTWRGAALAAERPVARVLVDKGPVHLDKLWDYAVPAEMDAEARPGVRVRVRFGAGAGKVREGRREGGGLLDGYIIERVAESDYRGPLAALAQVVSTEQVLGPGLLALCRAVADRYAGSLADVLQLALPKRNARAEGEPSPPPLPPPEPPAPGSWARYPAGPGFLEALARGDRPRAVWTALPGPHWPREWATAVAATLASGRGALVVVPDGRTAERVDAALTEVLGGPGRHVLLTADLGPEERYRRWLAVSRGSVRAVVGTRAAMFAPVRDLGLVGIWDDGDRSHSDDRLPQPHARDVLLLRAVHEKTGFLLGDLGRTVEAAQLVENGWARPLEADRERVRAAAPLIRTVDEGEVARDAEARAARLPTIAWQTVREALTRGPVLVQVPRRGYVPKLACERCREPARCAHCSGPLEARDADHLVCGWCGRDEPAWHCRECGGVRLRASVVGARRTAEELGRAFPSVPVRTSGRDHVLTSVPDRPALVVSTPGAEPVAEGGYAAALLLDGWALLGRPDLRAGEDALRHWLEAASLVRGHGEEDDDGRGGTVVIMAEPTLRPVQALVRWDPAGYAARELAERSDLGFPPISRMAAVTGPAEAVAELIASTRLPEGAETLGPVPLPPPPPGRPRRPGDPPAGEVWERALLRVRPGQGSALAAALKEAKARRLARGDRDPAVRVDPLDIG, from the coding sequence GTGAGCAGGGACGACGAGCGGCCGAGGGATTCGGCGGAGGTGCCGGAGGGGGAGCAGCTCGCGCTCATTCGGGAGACGGTGCGCAAGGCCAAGGTGCCCAAGGCCAAGCCGCGGACCTGGCGGGGGGCGGCGCTGGCCGCGGAGCGGCCGGTGGCGCGGGTGCTGGTCGACAAGGGGCCGGTCCACCTCGACAAGCTGTGGGACTACGCGGTGCCGGCCGAGATGGACGCCGAGGCCCGGCCCGGGGTGCGGGTGCGGGTGCGGTTCGGGGCCGGGGCGGGGAAGGTGCGCGAGGGCCGGCGCGAGGGGGGCGGGCTGCTCGACGGGTACATCATCGAGCGCGTCGCCGAGTCCGACTACCGGGGCCCGCTGGCCGCCCTCGCGCAGGTGGTCTCCACGGAGCAGGTGCTGGGGCCCGGGCTGCTGGCGCTGTGCCGGGCGGTCGCCGACCGGTATGCCGGGTCGCTCGCCGATGTGCTCCAGCTGGCCCTGCCCAAGCGCAACGCCCGTGCCGAGGGTGAGCCGTCACCGCCGCCGCTGCCCCCGCCGGAGCCGCCCGCGCCGGGGAGCTGGGCGCGCTATCCGGCCGGGCCCGGGTTCCTGGAGGCGCTGGCGCGCGGGGACCGGCCGCGTGCCGTATGGACCGCGCTGCCCGGGCCGCACTGGCCCCGGGAGTGGGCCACCGCCGTGGCCGCCACGCTCGCGTCCGGGCGCGGGGCGCTCGTCGTCGTGCCCGACGGGCGGACCGCCGAGCGGGTGGACGCCGCGCTCACGGAGGTGCTCGGCGGCCCGGGGCGGCATGTGCTGCTCACCGCCGACCTCGGGCCCGAGGAGCGCTACCGCCGCTGGCTGGCGGTCAGCCGGGGCTCGGTGCGGGCGGTGGTGGGCACCCGGGCCGCGATGTTCGCACCGGTCCGGGACCTCGGGCTGGTGGGGATCTGGGACGACGGGGACCGCAGCCACAGCGACGACCGGCTGCCGCAGCCGCATGCCCGCGACGTGCTGCTGCTGCGCGCCGTCCATGAGAAGACCGGCTTTCTGCTGGGCGACCTCGGCCGCACCGTCGAGGCCGCCCAGCTGGTGGAGAACGGCTGGGCCCGGCCGCTCGAAGCCGACCGCGAGCGGGTCCGGGCGGCCGCCCCGCTGATCCGTACGGTCGACGAGGGCGAGGTGGCCCGGGACGCCGAGGCCCGCGCCGCCCGGCTGCCCACGATCGCCTGGCAGACCGTACGGGAGGCGCTGACCCGGGGCCCGGTGCTGGTGCAGGTGCCGCGCCGGGGCTATGTGCCGAAGCTGGCCTGTGAGCGCTGCCGGGAGCCCGCGCGCTGTGCGCACTGCTCGGGCCCCCTGGAGGCGCGGGACGCGGACCATCTGGTGTGTGGCTGGTGCGGGCGGGACGAGCCCGCCTGGCACTGCCGCGAATGCGGGGGCGTCCGGCTGCGGGCGTCCGTCGTCGGCGCCCGGCGCACCGCCGAGGAGCTGGGCCGCGCCTTTCCGTCCGTGCCCGTCCGCACCTCGGGCCGTGACCATGTGCTGACGTCCGTCCCCGACCGTCCGGCGCTCGTCGTGAGCACACCGGGCGCCGAACCGGTCGCGGAGGGCGGCTACGCCGCGGCGCTGCTGCTCGACGGCTGGGCCCTGCTCGGCCGCCCCGATCTGCGCGCGGGCGAGGACGCGCTGCGCCACTGGCTGGAGGCGGCGTCGCTGGTCCGCGGCCATGGGGAGGAGGACGACGACGGCCGGGGCGGCACGGTGGTGATCATGGCCGAGCCGACGCTGCGGCCCGTCCAGGCGCTGGTGCGCTGGGACCCGGCCGGTTACGCGGCGCGCGAGCTGGCCGAGCGGTCCGATCTGGGCTTCCCGCCGATCTCCCGGATGGCGGCCGTGACCGGCCCCGCGGAGGCGGTGGCCGAGCTGATCGCCTCGACCCGGCTCCCCGAGGGGGCCGAGACCCTGGGTCCGGTCCCGCTGCCCCCACCGCCTCCCGGCCGCCCGCGCCGCCCCGGGGACCCGCCCGCGGGCGAGGTCTGGGAGCGCGCCCTGCTACGGGTCCGCCCCGGCCAGGGCAGCGCCCTCGCGGCGGCCCTCAAGGAGGCGAAGGCCCGCCGCCTGGCCCGGGGGGACAGGGACCCCGCGGTGCGGGTGGATCCCCTGGACATCGGGTGA
- the metK gene encoding methionine adenosyltransferase, whose product MSRRLFTSESVTEGHPDKIADQISDTILDALLREDPHSRVAVETLITTGLVHVAGEVTTKAYAPIAALVRNKILEIGYDSSKKGFDGASCGVSVSIGSQSPDIAQGVDSAYELRVEGDEDELDKQGAGDQGLMFGYACDETPELMPLPINLAHRLSRRLSDVRKNGTIPYLRPDGKTQVTIEYDGHKAVRLDTVVVSSQHASDIDLDSLLAPDIREFVVEHVLNELVEDGIKLDTEGYRLLVNPTGRFEIGGPMGDAGLTGRKIIIDTYGGMSRHGGGAFSGKDPSKVDRSAAYAMRWVAKNVVAAGLAQRCEVQVAYAIGKAEPVGLFVETFGTAAVDAEKIEKAISQVFDLRPAAIIRDLDLLRPIYAQTAAYGHFGREHSDFTWERTDRVDALRAAAGL is encoded by the coding sequence GTGTCCCGCCGCCTGTTCACCTCGGAATCTGTCACCGAGGGTCACCCCGACAAGATCGCTGACCAGATCAGCGACACCATTCTCGACGCCCTTCTGCGGGAGGACCCGCACTCCCGGGTCGCGGTCGAGACCTTGATCACCACCGGCCTGGTGCACGTGGCCGGCGAGGTGACGACCAAGGCGTACGCGCCGATCGCGGCGCTCGTGCGGAACAAGATCCTCGAAATCGGCTACGACTCGTCGAAGAAGGGCTTCGACGGCGCCTCCTGCGGCGTCTCGGTGTCGATCGGCTCACAGTCCCCGGACATCGCCCAGGGTGTGGACTCCGCCTACGAGCTCCGGGTCGAGGGCGACGAGGACGAGCTGGACAAGCAGGGCGCGGGCGACCAGGGCCTGATGTTCGGGTACGCCTGCGACGAGACACCCGAGCTGATGCCGCTGCCGATCAACCTGGCGCACCGGCTCTCCCGCCGGCTGTCCGACGTCCGCAAGAACGGGACCATCCCCTACCTGCGCCCGGACGGCAAGACCCAGGTCACCATCGAGTACGACGGCCACAAGGCGGTCCGCCTGGACACCGTCGTCGTCTCCTCGCAGCACGCCTCCGACATCGACCTTGACTCGCTGCTGGCGCCCGACATCCGGGAATTCGTGGTCGAGCACGTGCTGAACGAGCTGGTCGAGGACGGCATCAAGCTCGACACCGAGGGCTACCGCCTGCTGGTCAACCCCACCGGCCGCTTCGAGATCGGCGGCCCCATGGGCGACGCCGGCCTCACCGGCCGCAAGATCATCATCGACACCTACGGCGGCATGTCCCGCCACGGCGGCGGCGCCTTCTCCGGCAAGGACCCCTCCAAGGTCGACCGCTCCGCCGCCTACGCCATGCGCTGGGTCGCCAAGAACGTGGTGGCCGCCGGCCTCGCCCAGCGCTGCGAGGTGCAGGTCGCGTACGCCATCGGCAAGGCCGAGCCGGTCGGCCTCTTCGTCGAGACCTTCGGCACGGCGGCGGTCGACGCCGAGAAGATCGAGAAGGCCATCTCCCAGGTCTTCGACCTCCGCCCGGCCGCGATCATCCGCGACCTCGACCTGCTCCGCCCGATCTACGCCCAGACCGCGGCGTACGGCCACTTCGGCCGTGAGCACTCCGACTTCACCTGGGAGCGCACCGACCGCGTCGACGCCCTCCGCGCGGCGGCGGGTCTGTAA
- the coaBC gene encoding bifunctional phosphopantothenoylcysteine decarboxylase/phosphopantothenate--cysteine ligase CoaBC: MDKPEVVLGVSGGIAAYKACELLRRLTESGHDVRVVPTASALHFVGEATWSALSGHPATTEVWESVHEVPHVRIGQSADLVVIAPATAGLLAKAAHGLADDLLTNTLLTARCPVVFAPAMHTEMWEHPATQENVATLRRRGAIVIEPAVGRLTGVDTGKGRLPDPGEIFEVCRRVLARGSEALTADLAGRHVVVSAGGTREPLDPVRFLGNRSTGRQGYALARAAVARGARVTLVSANSELPDPAGADVVRAGTAAQLREAVLKAAADADAVVMAAAVADFRPARYAEGKIKKRDGQEPEPVALVRNPDILAEISAERARPGQIVVGFAAETDDVLANGRAKLARKGCDLLVVNEVGEHKTFGAETNEAVVLGADGTETPVPYGPKGALADTVWDLVARRLG; the protein is encoded by the coding sequence ATGGACAAGCCCGAGGTGGTCCTGGGCGTCAGTGGCGGGATCGCCGCCTACAAGGCGTGCGAGCTGCTGCGCCGTCTCACCGAGTCCGGCCATGACGTACGCGTCGTGCCGACCGCCTCGGCGCTGCACTTCGTCGGCGAGGCGACCTGGTCGGCGCTGTCCGGGCATCCGGCGACGACCGAGGTCTGGGAGTCCGTCCACGAGGTGCCCCACGTCCGCATCGGCCAGTCCGCCGATCTGGTCGTGATCGCCCCCGCCACCGCCGGTCTGCTCGCCAAGGCCGCCCACGGCCTGGCGGACGACCTGCTCACCAATACGCTGCTCACCGCGCGCTGTCCGGTCGTCTTCGCGCCCGCGATGCACACCGAGATGTGGGAGCACCCCGCCACCCAGGAGAACGTGGCGACGCTGCGCCGCCGCGGCGCCATCGTCATCGAACCCGCCGTGGGGCGGCTGACCGGCGTGGACACCGGCAAGGGGCGGCTGCCGGACCCCGGGGAGATCTTCGAGGTCTGCCGCCGGGTGCTGGCCCGCGGCAGCGAGGCGCTCACCGCCGATCTGGCCGGACGCCATGTCGTGGTCAGCGCCGGAGGCACCCGCGAGCCGCTGGACCCGGTGCGCTTCCTCGGCAACCGCTCCACCGGCCGCCAGGGGTACGCCCTGGCCCGCGCCGCCGTCGCCCGGGGCGCGCGGGTGACGCTCGTCTCGGCCAACAGCGAGCTGCCCGACCCGGCCGGCGCCGACGTGGTGCGCGCGGGCACCGCGGCACAGCTGCGGGAGGCCGTCCTCAAGGCCGCCGCGGACGCCGACGCCGTGGTCATGGCCGCCGCCGTCGCCGATTTCCGCCCCGCGCGGTACGCCGAGGGGAAGATCAAGAAGCGCGATGGCCAGGAGCCCGAGCCGGTCGCCCTGGTACGGAATCCGGACATCCTCGCCGAGATCTCCGCGGAGCGCGCCCGCCCCGGTCAGATCGTGGTCGGCTTCGCCGCCGAGACCGACGACGTGCTCGCGAACGGGCGCGCGAAGCTGGCCCGCAAGGGCTGCGATCTGCTGGTGGTGAACGAGGTCGGGGAGCACAAGACCTTCGGCGCCGAGACCAATGAGGCCGTGGTGCTCGGCGCCGACGGCACCGAGACGCCCGTGCCGTACGGCCCCAAGGGCGCGCTCGCCGACACCGTCTGGGACCTGGTGGCCCGCCGCCTGGGCTGA